Proteins from one Podospora pseudocomata strain CBS 415.72m chromosome 4, whole genome shotgun sequence genomic window:
- a CDS encoding hypothetical protein (COG:K; EggNog:ENOG503NWH1), producing METVSQLSRRKACDLCFVKKIKCDMIKPQCSNCKQYNTECKTTAVRRRIGRPKVARHDTNASAETDSPDEHEAAASKVDR from the exons ATGGAGACGGTCTCCCAACTGAGCCGCAGAAAGG CCTGCGACCTCTGCTTCGTCAAAAAGATCAAATGCGACATGATTAAACCTCAGTGCTCCAACTGCAAGCAATACAACACCGAGTGCAAAACAACAGCAGTGCGTCGTCGGATTGGCCGGCCGAAAGTAGCGAGGCACGACACCAACGCCAGCGCAGAGACAGACTCACCCGATGAGCACGAAGCAGCTGCGTCAAAGGTGGACaggtga